The following are from one region of the Carnobacterium gallinarum DSM 4847 genome:
- a CDS encoding LysR family transcriptional regulator, producing the protein MDLRQLRYFIAIAEEKNITQAAARLHMAQPPLSQQLKQMEFELDTQLVEREARVTHLTKAGEVLYQEALKILQQVEETQLLVKETSVGLKGELNIGVNTLSAKELAPALVRYQKKYPAVTFAIHQNESKVLCEMVRQRKIELALIRFPLELSDFDVQFIQSEPFYFICDGSMKQGPAPNDYYGIADSKLVLPSTEGLGVYHSIIEYLAKFQLNPASISTCSDLTLLFDLVAAGFGTSIVPESVLNQYSHIKIEAHLLQDPLFQTSYGLIWLKDKSLTKLAQQFLTELTPNEVDR; encoded by the coding sequence CCCGGCTACATATGGCTCAACCACCATTGAGCCAACAATTAAAGCAGATGGAATTTGAATTAGACACTCAACTTGTAGAACGTGAAGCACGAGTGACACATTTAACAAAAGCTGGGGAGGTTCTTTATCAAGAAGCTTTAAAGATTTTGCAACAAGTTGAGGAAACGCAATTATTGGTAAAAGAAACTAGCGTCGGCTTAAAAGGTGAACTGAACATTGGCGTAAATACACTTTCAGCAAAAGAACTGGCACCAGCTTTAGTGCGTTATCAAAAAAAATATCCTGCTGTTACTTTTGCTATCCATCAAAATGAATCAAAAGTTCTTTGCGAGATGGTTCGTCAACGAAAAATTGAACTGGCTTTGATTCGTTTTCCTTTAGAGTTATCTGATTTTGATGTTCAATTTATTCAATCAGAACCTTTTTATTTTATTTGTGATGGCTCTATGAAGCAGGGGCCTGCTCCTAATGATTATTACGGTATTGCGGATAGCAAGCTAGTTCTGCCGAGTACGGAAGGCTTAGGAGTGTATCACTCCATTATTGAATATCTAGCAAAATTCCAGTTAAATCCTGCTTCAATTTCAACTTGCTCTGATTTAACCTTACTTTTTGATTTAGTTGCAGCTGGTTTTGGAACAAGTATTGTCCCAGAATCAGTGTTAAATCAGTATTCACATATTAAAATTGAAGCTCATTTATTGCAAGATCCATTATTTCAAACAAGCTATGGCTTAATTTGGTTGAAAGATAAATCCTTAACCAAACTGGCTCAACAATTTTTAACAGAGTTAACTCCAAATGAAGTAGATCGTTAA